The Paenibacillus uliginis N3/975 genome has a window encoding:
- a CDS encoding LytTR family DNA-binding domain-containing protein — MKVSIEEISKEQEEEILIRCHEVNNKIYEIVNKLKLEDLIFLGYHNDRIHRLKISDIYYFEAVDGKVFIYCKDEIYEVKHKLYELEELCKGRKCFRTSKSTILNMAKISFVRPSLSGRFEAVLDNGERVVISRQYVPVLKNMLGL, encoded by the coding sequence ATGAAAGTTTCAATAGAAGAGATCAGTAAAGAGCAGGAAGAGGAAATTCTTATCAGGTGCCATGAGGTAAATAACAAAATATACGAAATCGTAAACAAGCTAAAGTTGGAAGACCTCATTTTTCTAGGATATCACAATGATAGGATTCACCGTCTAAAAATTAGCGATATTTATTATTTCGAGGCCGTTGACGGGAAAGTTTTTATTTATTGCAAGGATGAGATTTATGAGGTGAAGCACAAGCTCTATGAGTTGGAGGAGTTATGCAAAGGAAGGAAATGTTTTCGCACATCCAAATCAACGATTTTGAACATGGCCAAAATTTCATTCGTTCGTCCATCGTTAAGCGGCAGATTTGAAGCAGTGCTTGATAATGGGGAACGTGTTGTCATATCGAGGCAGTATGTGCCGGTACTTAAAAATATGCTTGGATTGTGA
- a CDS encoding sensor domain-containing protein: MKAIETTAMERAGKVNWVLFNPKTYATILYLLLSLPLGIIYFTVAITGLALSIGLTPIFIGIPLFFGVAKLLNGIVNFEQSMIRQILGLPTPPVSYTYNRQSEAGQNWLMRMMRGFDGGLFIRNLLLVLLRFVTGIVFFVIMVTVISLGLGFIALPVVHIILMNEMQLDILENSLFSYFHIDWTYNQQYLLYVGVGLVLFWVALRVVNGLMQIQRRIMYVDEPYQQPSVPVETQIHATVQPQYYEYQEDQPTQGMMQPAYREI; this comes from the coding sequence ATGAAGGCAATAGAAACGACTGCAATGGAGCGGGCAGGTAAGGTGAATTGGGTGCTTTTTAATCCAAAAACCTATGCAACGATCCTCTATTTATTGCTATCTCTCCCGTTAGGGATTATTTATTTTACAGTAGCGATAACGGGACTTGCACTATCAATCGGTTTAACTCCAATATTTATCGGAATACCGCTGTTTTTTGGAGTAGCTAAGCTGTTGAATGGGATTGTGAATTTTGAACAAAGCATGATTAGACAAATTTTAGGTTTACCTACTCCTCCTGTTTCGTATACCTACAATCGACAGTCTGAAGCTGGGCAGAACTGGTTGATGCGAATGATGAGAGGTTTTGACGGGGGGCTATTCATTCGAAACCTGCTGCTCGTATTACTAAGATTTGTAACAGGCATTGTATTCTTTGTTATTATGGTAACGGTGATTTCACTAGGACTAGGATTTATTGCTCTTCCAGTCGTGCATATCATTTTGATGAATGAAATGCAGCTTGATATTTTAGAGAATAGCTTGTTTAGTTATTTTCATATAGATTGGACCTATAATCAGCAATATTTGCTGTACGTAGGAGTTGGCCTTGTACTTTTTTGGGTCGCACTTCGCGTCGTGAATGGGCTCATGCAAATTCAGCGCAGAATCATGTATGTGGATGAGCCATATCAGCAGCCGTCAGTGCCAGTGGAAACACAAATACATGCGACGGTTCAGCCGCAATATTATGAGTACCAAGAGGATCAGCCTACTCAAGGGATGATGCAGCCAGCCTATAGAGAGATTTAG
- a CDS encoding DUF3021 family protein, translating to MRLNEPVKKVSQNFLVIFASIIIVITILRQFLYPDMAFDLKSIYIIMAFSFIGALAGFILNSSINISEKNMRIRMAIHFIALETILISLGAILGIANSTSSILILALQIAVIYAVVRLLSWNNDKKVADQINEGLKSLKEKGGEL from the coding sequence ATGAGGCTGAATGAACCGGTTAAAAAGGTGAGTCAAAATTTCTTAGTCATCTTCGCATCCATCATCATTGTTATAACGATATTGCGACAATTTTTATATCCCGATATGGCTTTCGATTTGAAGTCGATTTATATAATCATGGCCTTTTCATTTATAGGTGCGCTGGCGGGATTTATTTTGAATTCTTCTATCAACATAAGCGAGAAGAATATGCGTATCAGAATGGCAATTCACTTTATTGCTTTAGAAACGATATTGATCTCCCTTGGAGCTATTCTTGGTATTGCCAATAGCACATCAAGCATACTCATTTTAGCATTGCAAATAGCGGTGATCTATGCTGTCGTTCGTCTGCTCTCATGGAACAACGATAAAAAAGTGGCTGATCAAATTAACGAGGGACTAAAATCATTGAAAGAAAAGGGTGGTGAGCTTTAG
- a CDS encoding lytic polysaccharide monooxygenase, whose protein sequence is MSTLSFPNSGLIKKVFAGGLLMTLAFMALFLFESKASAHGYVSNPSSRADLCARGINTNCGLIIYEPYSLEAAKGFPAAGPADGKIASANGLFAPLDQQSETRWTKVNISPGQTTFDWKLKVPHATASWKYYITKQDWDPNAPLTRASFDLTPFCNVPYKGTPSNTYSDTCNVPNRTGYQVILAVWEIADTGNAFYNVIDVNFSGDGNPDTTAPTAPTGVTASNVATTSATISWNAATDNVGVTNYRIFNGSTQIASTSALNYNLTGLTPNTTYNITVKAVDAAGNVSPASNSVSFTTQAVEGPDTQAPSAPTSLHVMGTITSTTVPLMWNASTDNVGVTGYQVFQGSTLVATVSGSTLEYTVIGLSPNTPYSFTVKAVDAAGNVSVASNIVNVTTPSAPVTYPAWDASTVYVGGSKVTYNGVNYEAKWWTLGETPGGADVWKVIP, encoded by the coding sequence ATGTCAACCCTAAGTTTTCCTAATTCTGGGCTAATTAAGAAGGTTTTCGCCGGCGGTCTATTGATGACGCTCGCTTTTATGGCTCTATTCTTATTCGAGTCCAAAGCATCCGCTCACGGATATGTAAGTAATCCTTCCAGCCGTGCGGATTTATGTGCAAGAGGAATCAATACGAATTGTGGACTTATTATTTATGAACCGTATAGCTTAGAAGCAGCCAAAGGATTCCCGGCAGCAGGTCCAGCCGATGGTAAAATTGCAAGTGCTAACGGCTTGTTCGCTCCACTTGATCAGCAATCCGAAACTCGTTGGACAAAAGTAAACATTTCACCTGGACAAACGACTTTTGACTGGAAGTTAAAAGTACCTCATGCAACAGCTAGCTGGAAATACTACATTACCAAGCAGGATTGGGACCCGAATGCACCATTAACTCGTGCATCCTTCGACTTAACTCCTTTCTGTAATGTACCGTATAAAGGTACGCCGTCAAATACCTATTCCGACACTTGTAACGTACCGAACAGAACGGGATATCAAGTCATTCTCGCTGTTTGGGAAATTGCGGACACAGGAAATGCATTCTATAACGTTATCGATGTTAACTTCTCCGGTGATGGAAATCCAGATACCACAGCGCCAACTGCTCCTACAGGAGTAACAGCTTCCAATGTTGCAACCACTAGTGCAACAATTTCTTGGAATGCTGCCACAGATAATGTAGGCGTTACGAATTATCGTATTTTTAACGGTTCAACCCAAATCGCTTCCACAAGTGCACTGAATTACAATCTAACAGGCTTAACACCTAATACAACCTATAACATTACTGTTAAAGCAGTAGATGCTGCCGGGAACGTATCACCGGCTAGCAATTCTGTATCCTTCACCACACAAGCCGTAGAAGGTCCTGATACTCAGGCTCCTTCAGCTCCTACAAGCTTACATGTGATGGGTACAATTACATCTACTACAGTTCCTTTAATGTGGAATGCTTCAACGGACAATGTGGGTGTAACAGGCTATCAAGTGTTCCAAGGCTCGACATTAGTCGCTACGGTTTCTGGTTCAACGCTTGAATACACTGTTATTGGTCTGTCACCAAATACGCCTTACTCCTTTACTGTAAAGGCTGTTGATGCTGCTGGTAATGTATCCGTTGCTAGCAATATTGTCAATGTAACTACACCTAGCGCACCTGTCACCTACCCAGCCTGGGATGCATCCACTGTTTATGTTGGTGGCAGCAAAGTAACCTATAACGGTGTAAACTATGAAGCTAAATGGTGGACTCTAGGTGAAACTCCGGGTGGAGCCGACGTATGGAAAGTCATTCCTTAG
- a CDS encoding S41 family peptidase, with the protein MKEDNKKKCRILIIFLSLLFIFIIITGCSASQEVHQTEVKKDQEFDQGSILEFSDISEQKIEDFAKLSKVWGLVKYYHPKVVSGDINWDYELFRVMPSILEENSDVNSILYEWVHTLGNETVPGDLEQLNRFSEDSIQLSPTTDWSKDKEYLGTDLSLELSKLLDSNISERKNAYVSFNGDSPFAIMHNESSYTSMKFDDTGYRLLGLFRYWNIIEYYFPYKDVIGEDWDRVLLEFIPKIIDGSDYDSYFMTLAELTSRIHDSHVYLTGKNRESITEYFGIYRLPVNFVEINNQIVISKVFNKCGLKVGDIVLKVGDNSIDELLEDRRKYISQSREDTAINFFKALFRTHQKNMDVTLIRQGKTMNISATSNLQEINFLVDTKSQAMENGEIFYINAGLLEEGEIDKIMKKWWNTKGLIVDLRNYPSSALDYKLAKYLIPSEKEFAKASLPNPAIPGEYYFEPLASEKPQDTDDEVYKGKVVILINEHTISNGEFTTMLLRKTENSIVLGRPTAGADGNVFGITLPGNIKTTISGIGIFYPEKKPTQRIGVQPDIRLDPTIEGIMEGRDEYVERAVELIKDGY; encoded by the coding sequence ATGAAAGAAGATAATAAGAAAAAGTGCAGGATTTTGATAATTTTTCTTAGTTTATTGTTTATTTTCATTATCATCACAGGATGTTCTGCGTCACAAGAGGTTCATCAGACTGAAGTAAAGAAGGACCAAGAATTTGACCAAGGAAGTATACTGGAATTTTCTGATATTTCCGAACAAAAGATCGAGGATTTTGCTAAGCTCAGTAAGGTATGGGGACTGGTGAAATACTACCATCCTAAGGTTGTATCTGGGGATATAAATTGGGATTATGAGCTATTTCGGGTGATGCCTTCTATTTTAGAAGAAAATTCGGATGTGAACTCAATTCTCTATGAGTGGGTTCATACGCTAGGTAATGAGACCGTTCCCGGGGATCTTGAACAGCTAAACCGGTTTTCCGAAGATTCTATACAGCTCAGTCCAACTACAGATTGGTCCAAGGACAAGGAATATCTCGGAACAGATCTGAGTCTTGAATTATCAAAGCTTTTGGATTCTAACATTTCAGAACGAAAAAATGCATATGTTAGTTTTAATGGTGATTCACCCTTTGCGATTATGCATAATGAAAGCTCTTATACTAGTATGAAATTTGATGATACAGGCTACAGGTTGCTTGGTTTATTCCGCTATTGGAATATTATCGAATATTACTTTCCTTATAAAGATGTCATCGGAGAGGATTGGGATCGAGTGCTTCTGGAGTTTATCCCAAAAATAATAGACGGGTCTGATTATGATTCCTATTTCATGACCTTAGCAGAACTGACATCTAGAATACATGATTCTCATGTTTATTTGACGGGCAAAAATAGAGAGTCAATTACTGAATATTTTGGAATTTATCGGCTACCCGTAAACTTTGTCGAAATTAACAATCAGATTGTTATAAGTAAAGTATTTAACAAATGTGGACTTAAGGTCGGAGACATTGTATTAAAAGTTGGCGACAATAGTATCGATGAATTATTAGAAGATAGAAGAAAATACATCTCACAATCTCGAGAAGACACGGCAATTAATTTCTTTAAAGCATTATTCCGAACTCATCAAAAGAATATGGACGTTACCTTAATCCGACAGGGAAAAACGATGAATATAAGTGCGACGAGCAACCTACAAGAGATTAATTTCCTTGTTGATACGAAATCACAAGCAATGGAGAACGGAGAAATCTTCTATATTAATGCCGGTCTGTTGGAAGAAGGCGAGATTGATAAAATCATGAAAAAATGGTGGAACACTAAAGGTCTGATTGTTGATCTTAGAAACTACCCTTCTAGCGCACTTGACTATAAATTAGCCAAATATCTGATCCCTTCTGAAAAAGAGTTTGCCAAAGCGTCGCTTCCTAATCCTGCAATACCGGGTGAATATTATTTTGAGCCTCTTGCCTCAGAGAAGCCTCAAGATACAGATGACGAGGTTTATAAAGGGAAAGTCGTGATTTTAATCAATGAACATACTATTAGTAACGGTGAGTTTACAACGATGTTGCTGAGAAAAACAGAAAATTCAATAGTTCTTGGGAGGCCAACTGCTGGAGCTGATGGTAATGTATTTGGAATTACTCTTCCAGGAAATATAAAAACTACAATAAGTGGAATCGGTATATTTTATCCAGAGAAAAAACCAACGCAAAGAATAGGAGTGCAGCCTGATATTCGTCTTGATCCAACCATTGAAGGAATTATGGAAGGCAGAGACGAGTATGTTGAGAGAGCTGTTGAATTAATTAAAGATGGTTATTAG
- a CDS encoding VOC family protein: MGRLVHFEIHVDDMERAKKFYGEVFGWTFEDWSDYAGMPYLGAVTGDANEPGINGALMQRQGASPQPGQAMNGYACTMGVEDYDSTETKILNLGGKLALPKYALPGMAWQGYYIDTEGNIFGIHQPDEHAK, from the coding sequence ATGGGCCGACTAGTTCATTTCGAAATTCATGTAGATGACATGGAACGTGCTAAGAAGTTTTATGGCGAGGTATTTGGATGGACGTTTGAGGATTGGAGTGATTATGCTGGAATGCCTTATTTGGGAGCTGTGACAGGCGATGCAAATGAACCCGGAATCAACGGGGCTTTGATGCAACGTCAAGGCGCTTCCCCCCAACCCGGTCAGGCTATGAATGGTTATGCATGTACTATGGGAGTAGAAGACTACGATTCTACTGAAACAAAAATTCTTAATCTTGGAGGCAAGCTCGCATTGCCAAAGTATGCACTGCCTGGAATGGCGTGGCAAGGATATTACATTGACACCGAAGGGAATATTTTTGGTATTCATCAGCCAGACGAGCATGCAAAATAG
- a CDS encoding IS3 family transposase, translating to MYIDDYIHFYHDERLQKKLNSLSPTKVRAKAA from the coding sequence GTGTATATCGATGATTACATTCATTTCTACCACGATGAGCGGTTGCAGAAAAAACTAAACAGCCTTAGCCCGACGAAAGTACGAGCTAAGGCAGCTTAA
- a CDS encoding energy-coupling factor transporter transmembrane component T family protein, with the protein MSNLGALSSLQYAAGDSILHRLDPRSKYGFAISYSVTLVSSNSLIMTLVCMVIVIFLYMFSGLRLLMVWKSIRGIIVVLLILAGFQASLNGIEAAAQMTLKVLSFFLMITLILSTTPPEKQMEGLRKLLTPLRRLGINTETFVFMFSVAVIYMPLLLEDTTRILQAQRVRGLHGGRWNIAGRGKDMFLLLTPILLMIFRRAERLSEAMESRCYQPGCERTGYYQLKIAKHDIIVLILALLLPLILLYTK; encoded by the coding sequence ATGAGTAACCTTGGCGCATTATCCTCCTTGCAGTATGCAGCAGGCGATTCCATACTTCACCGGCTGGACCCCCGCTCAAAATATGGTTTTGCTATCAGTTATTCGGTAACCCTTGTTTCATCCAATTCGTTAATAATGACCCTAGTCTGTATGGTTATCGTCATATTCCTGTATATGTTTTCCGGGCTTCGTCTTCTTATGGTGTGGAAAAGTATTCGAGGTATTATTGTCGTCCTATTAATATTGGCTGGCTTTCAAGCCAGTTTAAATGGGATAGAAGCGGCAGCTCAAATGACGTTAAAAGTGCTTTCTTTTTTCCTGATGATCACGTTGATTTTATCTACAACACCGCCTGAAAAACAAATGGAGGGGCTCCGTAAATTATTAACACCTTTGCGTCGCTTGGGGATAAATACGGAAACGTTCGTGTTTATGTTCTCTGTAGCTGTTATCTATATGCCTCTTCTTTTGGAGGACACAACGCGAATCTTGCAGGCACAGAGAGTTCGTGGATTGCATGGCGGCAGATGGAATATAGCAGGGAGGGGTAAAGATATGTTTTTACTTTTGACACCTATACTCCTCATGATTTTCAGGCGAGCAGAACGATTGTCAGAGGCCATGGAGTCCCGATGTTATCAGCCCGGATGCGAGCGAACTGGTTATTATCAACTGAAAATAGCTAAACACGATATAATCGTTTTAATCCTGGCGCTCCTGCTTCCACTTATTCTTTTGTACACCAAATAA
- a CDS encoding PQQ-dependent sugar dehydrogenase has protein sequence MIKVKVGLRPIVSNLNLPTVLKTAILPGDSIERLFIATQVGEIFYIGNGVVRTFLDIRPRIIKLGISSGGYDERGLLGLAFHPELYYNGLFYLHFSVAGTQGPGALPGAFESFKPNPCDPRTLNLRWINREIQYDHIDTVEEWILQPNGQSQKRRTLLNIRRPFLNHNGVNSLNFSPETGKLVLTTGDGGSGYDPFNLSQDDMEIAGKIIEIDVVKHTFIDNPPVVTRFNELPAPIQETLTVIAKGVRNIPGISFQRYYNQYIKYVGNVGQDLVESIFSFVHYKPIPVTELIQASLMNSEHDQEGFINFGWRGWEGAFPTSFIRGCSANPTLDEKINAYYNEAIKTSVRRIQPLISYFHKDPRPDKFGGTALTGVQSYRGNQIPGLTGSVVFTDLARNEGAGPPVRGVLAYTRVRTDCKLNDFSVIETDYNFGSQSAYYVSLGTNLDQTRLYLGVYGSMKVTDFNQGTVFEIVP, from the coding sequence TTGATAAAAGTTAAGGTTGGTTTACGGCCCATTGTAAGTAATTTAAATTTACCCACTGTTTTGAAAACAGCTATACTTCCGGGTGATTCAATTGAACGATTATTTATTGCAACCCAGGTAGGAGAGATCTTTTACATAGGAAACGGAGTTGTAAGAACTTTTTTGGATATTCGCCCGCGAATCATAAAACTAGGTATTTCTAGTGGGGGATATGATGAACGGGGACTGCTAGGGCTAGCGTTTCATCCCGAATTATATTATAACGGTCTTTTCTATCTTCATTTTTCAGTAGCTGGAACCCAAGGTCCAGGCGCCCTTCCAGGTGCTTTTGAATCTTTTAAGCCTAACCCGTGTGATCCCAGAACTTTAAACCTAAGGTGGATAAATAGGGAAATACAATATGATCATATTGATACAGTTGAAGAATGGATTTTACAGCCGAATGGTCAATCTCAAAAACGACGGACATTACTTAACATAAGAAGACCATTTTTAAATCATAATGGTGTCAATAGCTTGAACTTTTCACCTGAAACAGGAAAGCTTGTTTTAACAACCGGAGATGGAGGATCAGGCTATGATCCATTTAATTTAAGCCAGGACGATATGGAAATCGCCGGTAAAATAATTGAAATTGATGTAGTTAAGCATACATTTATCGATAATCCACCTGTAGTCACACGTTTTAATGAACTTCCCGCACCTATTCAGGAAACGCTTACGGTAATTGCCAAAGGGGTTCGCAATATACCAGGCATTTCATTTCAAAGGTATTATAATCAGTACATCAAATATGTGGGAAATGTTGGACAGGATTTGGTAGAGTCGATTTTTTCATTCGTTCATTATAAACCAATACCGGTTACTGAGCTTATTCAAGCTTCTTTAATGAATTCTGAACATGACCAAGAAGGATTTATTAACTTTGGCTGGCGAGGGTGGGAAGGTGCTTTTCCTACTTCGTTTATAAGGGGCTGCTCTGCAAATCCGACTTTGGATGAGAAAATAAATGCTTATTACAATGAAGCAATAAAGACTTCTGTAAGGCGTATTCAGCCTTTAATAAGTTATTTTCATAAAGATCCCAGACCCGATAAGTTTGGAGGAACTGCACTTACAGGTGTCCAGTCATATAGGGGGAATCAAATCCCCGGCTTAACGGGAAGCGTTGTGTTTACCGATCTTGCCCGGAATGAAGGAGCTGGGCCTCCGGTTAGAGGGGTTTTAGCTTATACTAGGGTAAGAACGGATTGTAAACTAAATGATTTTAGTGTTATTGAAACCGATTATAATTTTGGGTCTCAATCAGCTTATTATGTTAGTTTGGGAACGAATTTAGATCAAACCAGACTATATTTAGGGGTTTATGGCTCTATGAAAGTAACTGATTTTAACCAAGGTACTGTTTTTGAAATTGTTCCATAA
- a CDS encoding ATP-binding cassette domain-containing protein, whose product MGIYFCDVSYTHAKRTPMEHRAVKCITLSIPDGQIIAIMGSSGSGKSTLGQICAGLLKPDKGTVYVDNIPIDNRKIRSQLRNKIAYVSQFPEHQLFEETVFLDIGFGLRRMKYSDHKIITKVKKTMELVGLDFERYKDRSPFQLSGGEQRLAALAGALIKEPNIVILDEPTVGLDPLARMKFHALLTFLKRTRRISIVYITHDLQDALEHADRLIILHNGELVYDLKATSIQRVLEHPGIPLFPTPLLRLVKELEFIFPEIIDSEIVQENKLLTYVTERLIRN is encoded by the coding sequence ATGGGAATATATTTCTGTGATGTAAGCTATACGCATGCCAAAAGGACGCCTATGGAGCATAGAGCGGTTAAGTGTATTACTCTTTCCATCCCCGACGGACAAATTATTGCGATCATGGGTTCATCCGGGTCTGGAAAATCCACGTTGGGACAGATCTGTGCGGGTTTGTTGAAACCGGATAAGGGTACAGTGTATGTGGATAATATCCCGATCGACAACAGAAAAATCCGTTCTCAATTACGGAACAAAATCGCTTATGTATCCCAATTCCCGGAGCACCAGTTGTTTGAAGAAACGGTATTTCTGGATATCGGCTTTGGCCTTCGTAGGATGAAGTATAGCGATCATAAAATAATTACCAAAGTGAAAAAAACAATGGAATTAGTAGGATTGGACTTTGAACGATACAAGGATCGCTCCCCTTTTCAGCTTAGCGGTGGAGAACAAAGACTTGCTGCATTGGCAGGGGCACTGATCAAAGAGCCAAATATTGTTATATTGGATGAACCGACAGTCGGACTCGATCCATTAGCCCGTATGAAGTTTCATGCTTTGCTGACCTTTCTTAAACGAACACGCCGTATATCCATAGTCTACATTACTCATGATCTTCAGGATGCATTGGAGCATGCAGATCGTTTGATCATTTTACATAACGGAGAATTAGTCTATGACTTGAAAGCAACCTCAATCCAAAGAGTACTTGAGCATCCTGGCATTCCTTTATTTCCAACCCCACTACTACGTCTAGTAAAGGAGCTTGAATTCATTTTCCCTGAAATAATCGATTCGGAGATCGTGCAGGAAAACAAGCTCCTCACCTACGTAACCGAGCGACTCATACGTAACTAG
- a CDS encoding 2OG-Fe(II) oxygenase, whose protein sequence is MIGNATKKERTIFDHVGNTIKTEDREIRILVKYEEPLVVVLGNMLSDEECDEIIELSKERLQRSRIGEGREVNQIRTSSGVFCEESETVTRIEKRISQTMNIPIEHGDGLQVLLYTPGQEYKPHYDFFAETSRASTNNRISTLVIYLNDVEEGGETAFPMLNLSVFPNKGMAVYFEYFYSNHRLNELTLHAGSPVIKGEKWVATMWMRRQSFRVS, encoded by the coding sequence ATGATAGGGAATGCCACGAAGAAAGAACGGACGATATTTGATCATGTTGGAAATACGATCAAAACAGAGGATCGAGAGATTCGAATACTTGTCAAATACGAGGAACCGCTGGTTGTTGTATTAGGAAATATGCTTAGTGATGAGGAATGCGATGAGATCATAGAACTGTCCAAGGAACGACTGCAACGCTCGAGAATTGGGGAAGGTCGTGAGGTCAATCAAATTAGAACGAGCAGCGGTGTGTTCTGTGAGGAGAGTGAGACGGTTACACGAATTGAGAAACGAATCTCTCAAACTATGAATATACCCATTGAGCATGGCGATGGCTTGCAAGTTCTGCTATACACACCCGGTCAAGAGTATAAGCCCCATTATGATTTCTTTGCAGAGACGAGTCGGGCAAGTACCAACAATCGAATCAGTACGCTCGTGATATATTTGAATGATGTGGAGGAAGGCGGAGAAACGGCGTTTCCTATGCTTAATCTTTCTGTTTTCCCCAACAAAGGAATGGCTGTCTACTTCGAATATTTTTATAGCAATCATAGATTAAATGAGCTTACGCTGCATGCAGGTTCACCAGTGATCAAAGGGGAAAAATGGGTGGCAACGATGTGGATGAGAAGACAAAGCTTTCGGGTGTCTTAG
- a CDS encoding ATP-binding cassette domain-containing protein: MTDSSESLAVRFENVSFRYSEQSEWIIKDINFSITSGEWVTIVGGNGSGKSTLIKIMNGLLKPSLGRVYVLGENIEMENLLKIRKCVGVIFQNPDEQIVGITVEEDIAFGLQNLMFQRNEIISRVDHVMSLLKLEEFRNRPVRTLSGGQKQLVAIAGILVMHPKIIVFDEAASMLDPQNTANLHSLMSDLHRKGFTVIQVTHDPEDILRADRVLVLNQGRLAFEGDVPTLMKQSEILEDAHTLPPFVVRFKKALYRRGIELSGGCKSEKELAKSIWEYISVM; this comes from the coding sequence ATGACCGATTCCTCTGAATCGCTAGCCGTCCGCTTCGAGAACGTTTCATTTCGATATTCGGAACAAAGTGAATGGATCATAAAGGATATTAATTTCAGCATTACTTCGGGTGAATGGGTAACCATCGTGGGAGGAAATGGTTCGGGGAAATCGACTTTAATTAAAATAATGAACGGCTTGTTGAAACCAAGTTTGGGAAGAGTGTATGTCCTCGGTGAAAATATCGAAATGGAGAATTTACTTAAGATTCGCAAGTGTGTGGGGGTTATTTTTCAAAACCCTGATGAACAGATTGTGGGAATAACCGTTGAAGAGGATATTGCATTCGGTTTGCAAAACCTGATGTTTCAGAGGAATGAGATCATTTCGAGAGTAGATCATGTTATGAGTTTACTGAAACTGGAGGAGTTTCGGAACCGTCCAGTTCGAACCTTATCCGGAGGACAGAAACAGTTGGTTGCGATTGCGGGCATACTTGTCATGCATCCCAAAATTATCGTTTTCGATGAAGCTGCATCCATGTTGGATCCACAAAATACCGCCAATTTGCACAGCTTAATGTCTGATCTTCATCGAAAGGGATTCACTGTCATCCAGGTGACTCATGATCCGGAGGACATATTAAGGGCAGATCGGGTATTGGTATTGAATCAAGGTAGACTTGCTTTTGAGGGGGATGTCCCCACCTTAATGAAACAGTCCGAGATTCTCGAAGATGCTCATACACTACCGCCTTTTGTAGTACGCTTCAAAAAAGCGCTTTACAGGAGAGGTATAGAGCTTTCAGGCGGTTGCAAATCGGAAAAGGAATTGGCTAAATCCATATGGGAATATATTTCTGTGATGTAA